A stretch of the Corynebacterium maris DSM 45190 genome encodes the following:
- a CDS encoding pyridoxamine 5'-phosphate oxidase family protein, whose translation MTDQQLSKETVVKQLRNADWVMLTSTGADGKLVSHPMTPQEVTDDADVLFLFSTAVSQAEALKKSNHVNIAVSETGSWLSVAATVEFVDDQAKIDELWNEDMEAYFDGRHDPNLGLLRANAESAQSWGLSGGKIENLFEMAKSRVTGDKPDGGTGTAEL comes from the coding sequence ATGACTGACCAGCAACTGTCCAAGGAAACCGTCGTCAAGCAGCTGCGCAACGCGGATTGGGTCATGCTGACCTCCACGGGCGCGGACGGCAAGCTCGTATCTCACCCGATGACGCCGCAGGAGGTCACCGACGACGCCGATGTGTTGTTCCTCTTCTCCACCGCGGTCAGCCAGGCGGAGGCGCTGAAGAAGAGCAACCACGTCAACATCGCGGTCTCGGAGACCGGTTCTTGGCTGTCCGTAGCGGCGACCGTGGAATTCGTCGACGACCAGGCGAAGATCGACGAGCTGTGGAACGAGGACATGGAGGCCTACTTCGACGGTCGCCACGACCCGAACCTGGGCCTGCTCCGCGCCAACGCCGAATCCGCACAGTCCTGGGGACTCTCGGGCGGAAAGATCGAGAACCTCTTCGAAATGGCCAAGTCGCGCGTGACCGGCGATAAGCCGGACGGCGGTACCGGCACCGCGGAGCTCTAA
- the gluQRS gene encoding tRNA glutamyl-Q(34) synthetase GluQRS: MGAGRYAPSPSGDLHFGNLRTAVLAWLFARSTGRAFLMRVEDVDTQRSSMDSARRQLEDLAALGLDWDGETVYQSQRFDRYDEAIAALAARGLVYECYCSRKDIQRASSAPHAAPGSYPGTCRDLTQTQREARRAELQEQGRVPALRLRASVTSWPVTDYYVGEYTGDVDDFILRRGGNANQGQDYAYNLAVVVDDADYGVDQVVRGDDLLSSAPRQAYLADLLGFKPPEFVHVPLVLNADGQRLAKRDGAVTLREMLETRTVANVVTAIAGSVGVPGASALPEIVERFDPRALPREPYVWR, translated from the coding sequence ATGGGCGCCGGCCGCTACGCCCCATCACCCAGCGGGGACCTGCACTTCGGCAACCTGCGCACCGCCGTGCTGGCCTGGCTCTTCGCCCGCAGCACCGGGCGGGCATTCCTCATGCGCGTCGAGGACGTCGACACCCAGCGCTCCTCGATGGACTCCGCACGGCGCCAGCTCGAGGACCTCGCAGCCTTGGGCCTCGACTGGGACGGCGAGACGGTCTACCAGTCGCAGCGCTTCGACCGCTACGACGAAGCCATCGCCGCCTTGGCCGCACGGGGGCTGGTCTACGAATGCTATTGCTCACGAAAGGACATCCAGCGGGCGTCGTCGGCCCCGCACGCCGCGCCGGGCAGCTACCCGGGCACGTGCCGCGACCTGACGCAAACGCAACGCGAAGCCCGGCGGGCTGAATTACAAGAACAGGGCCGAGTGCCGGCGCTGCGATTGCGCGCCTCGGTGACGTCGTGGCCGGTCACGGACTATTACGTCGGCGAGTACACCGGCGACGTCGACGACTTCATTCTGCGCCGCGGCGGCAACGCGAACCAGGGGCAGGACTACGCCTACAACCTGGCCGTGGTGGTGGACGATGCCGATTACGGCGTGGATCAGGTCGTCCGGGGCGATGATCTGTTGTCCTCCGCCCCGCGGCAGGCGTACCTGGCGGATCTGTTGGGATTTAAGCCGCCGGAGTTCGTGCATGTGCCGTTGGTGCTCAACGCGGATGGTCAGCGGCTGGCTAAACGGGACGGGGCGGTGACGTTGCGCGAGATGCTGGAGACCCGCACCGTGGCCAATGTGGTCACCGCGATCGCCGGGTCGGTGGGGGTGCCGGGGGCGTCTGCGCTGCCGGAGATAGTGGAGCGTTTCGACCCGCGGGCGTTGCCGCGCGAGCCGTACGTGTGGCGCTAA
- a CDS encoding prephenate dehydrogenase, protein MTSRDVTRPICIIGLGLIGGSLLRDLVAAGHPAYGYTQSTSGMRAAVKEGFEATDDLDKALSRAEEDAALIVVAVPMGAVDATLDAIAAQAPSCGITDVVSVKTPVYEAIKARGLQSRYVGGHPMAGTEFSGWKASHAGLFHRAAWVVTYDYAAELEEAGQRVPQRWTDLFSDVVRMIINAKAEAIPTRVANHDAAVARVSHLPHVLANTLSVVGDNGGTLAQSLAAGSFKDATRVAGTEPDLQRAMCESNSEALIGALDETIELLREARASLSQETPDLTELVESGHRARTRLEARSGARKESVSPIKISSRPVLRLHPGGPGWVRQLAQTEDLGGRIEIY, encoded by the coding sequence GTGACTTCCAGAGACGTAACCCGCCCCATCTGTATTATCGGCCTCGGCCTGATCGGCGGATCGCTGTTGCGCGATCTCGTCGCGGCCGGACATCCGGCCTACGGTTACACCCAGTCGACCTCGGGCATGCGCGCCGCCGTCAAAGAAGGCTTCGAGGCGACCGATGACCTGGACAAGGCCCTGTCGCGTGCCGAGGAGGACGCCGCGCTGATCGTCGTCGCCGTGCCCATGGGCGCCGTGGACGCCACCCTCGACGCCATCGCCGCCCAGGCCCCGTCGTGCGGCATCACCGACGTCGTCAGCGTCAAGACCCCGGTGTACGAGGCCATCAAGGCCCGCGGCCTGCAGTCCCGCTACGTCGGCGGCCACCCCATGGCCGGCACGGAGTTCTCCGGCTGGAAGGCCTCCCACGCAGGCCTGTTCCACCGCGCCGCGTGGGTGGTCACCTACGATTACGCCGCCGAGCTCGAGGAAGCCGGCCAGCGTGTCCCGCAGCGCTGGACCGACCTCTTCTCGGATGTGGTGCGCATGATCATCAACGCCAAGGCCGAGGCCATCCCGACGCGGGTGGCCAACCACGACGCCGCCGTCGCACGCGTCTCGCACCTGCCCCACGTGCTGGCGAACACCCTGTCCGTGGTCGGCGACAACGGCGGTACCTTGGCGCAGTCCCTGGCCGCCGGCTCCTTCAAGGACGCCACCCGGGTCGCGGGCACCGAGCCTGACCTGCAGCGCGCCATGTGCGAGTCCAACTCCGAGGCGCTCATCGGCGCACTCGACGAGACCATCGAGCTGCTGCGCGAGGCCCGCGCGTCACTGTCCCAGGAGACGCCGGACCTGACCGAGCTGGTCGAGAGCGGCCACCGGGCACGCACTCGTCTCGAAGCCCGTTCCGGGGCGCGCAAGGAGTCCGTCTCCCCCATCAAGATCTCGTCGCGCCCGGTGCTGCGTCTGCACCCGGGCGGCCCCGGGTGGGTGCGCCAGCTCGCGCAGACCGAGGATCTGGGCGGGCGCATCGAGATCTACTGA
- a CDS encoding DUF421 domain-containing protein — protein sequence MDWLSVITPTMPVLEIIARGTVTFLLLYALLRLVGRRESASVGMTDVLVIVLIADAASTGMVGDSETLADGFLLVVVILFWSLAVDALSYWFPWFRKFAKAGPRSLIEDGELVRKTMRREFMTEGEVLSQLRMNGIEDLDQVRRVYLEGNGGISIITEDDDDSAEESAQRHGRNHPSRDVMDDPEG from the coding sequence ATGGACTGGCTTTCCGTGATCACCCCGACCATGCCGGTGCTGGAAATCATCGCCCGGGGAACCGTCACCTTTTTGTTGCTCTACGCGTTGTTGCGTCTCGTGGGCCGACGCGAGTCGGCGAGTGTGGGCATGACGGATGTGCTGGTCATCGTGCTCATCGCCGATGCCGCCAGCACCGGCATGGTCGGAGACAGCGAGACCCTGGCGGACGGGTTCCTCCTGGTGGTGGTGATCTTGTTCTGGAGCCTGGCCGTGGACGCGTTGAGCTACTGGTTCCCGTGGTTCCGGAAGTTCGCCAAGGCGGGGCCACGCTCGCTGATTGAAGACGGTGAATTGGTGCGCAAAACGATGCGGCGGGAATTCATGACCGAGGGCGAGGTCCTGTCCCAGCTGCGCATGAACGGCATCGAGGACCTCGACCAGGTGCGTCGCGTCTATTTGGAGGGCAACGGCGGGATCAGCATCATCACCGAGGACGACGACGACAGCGCGGAAGAGTCCGCGCAGAGGCACGGCAGGAACCACCCGTCGAGGGACGTGATGGACGATCCTGAAGGTTAG
- a CDS encoding DUF3253 domain-containing protein translates to MAERTVETTDDGRYIVVNGRKWRATDPAIPEPLRKQLVSALMTGRRLVKTKGDAARVMVHDAKVALGERGDPWWEPTDDGRRERLAATMRTLLRERGEKTICPSDAARVVGADDWRDLMPLTREIAVELRDAGVLAITQKGEEVTGTDFHGPLRLAARDGLEFQPHRES, encoded by the coding sequence ATGGCTGAACGCACCGTGGAGACCACCGACGACGGCCGCTACATCGTGGTCAACGGCAGAAAATGGCGGGCCACGGACCCCGCCATCCCGGAGCCGCTGCGTAAGCAGTTGGTCTCCGCGCTGATGACCGGGCGTCGCCTAGTCAAGACCAAGGGCGACGCTGCGCGCGTGATGGTCCACGACGCCAAAGTCGCCCTCGGCGAGCGCGGCGACCCGTGGTGGGAGCCCACCGACGACGGCCGCCGAGAACGCCTCGCCGCCACGATGCGTACCCTGCTGCGCGAGCGCGGGGAGAAAACCATCTGCCCCAGCGACGCCGCCCGTGTCGTCGGCGCCGATGACTGGCGTGACCTGATGCCCCTGACCCGAGAGATCGCCGTGGAACTACGCGACGCCGGCGTCTTAGCCATCACGCAGAAAGGCGAGGAAGTCACCGGCACGGACTTCCATGGCCCGCTCCGGCTCGCCGCCCGTGATGGCCTGGAGTTCCAACCCCACCGGGAAAGCTAA
- a CDS encoding MMPL family transporter has product MAQILFRLGRWSFRRKWTVLTSWLLILAGVLAAALSLSRPFTTEFAISGTPAIDAISTLDEKFPGAGDSINAASVNIVFHVPDGESVADPEHTDTIDDVVNYIEDGLGDELTGTERFGNPTTVSPELQQTVIETETEMGLPEETARIDAENVAMVSDDETIAYTTFTIDVESAQAVTDEHRQVINEAMDLGREQGMQVEAGGPGFGDPIVIKTTSEIIGLIFAFIVLIITFGSVAAAVMPVITAVIGVGIGVLLIVTSTQWIELNNITPVLAVMIGLAVGIDYSLFILSRYRDERKRMPPEEAAGMAAGTAGSSVVFAGATVFVALAALAIVNIEFLTWMGLSAAVTVAIAVLVALTLTPALLGIFGNKAFALKAPGMAGNPWRKGGKPRMQGEAVGTKWVKFVHRFPALVVAVVVLGLGAMSIPTMNLEMSLPSDSTSNKDTTQRKSADLMAEGFGEGVNSPFLVIVDAEDANPEAPALTPLMQAQSSMAGEAPDAPTEQEIAATSSFLYTVNKMQSVGGVKHAQLIAASEDGTAAQILVTPFTGPDEQVTVEVAHALRAQGEEVTDATGATIGLTGLTAVQMDITERLGGAMPLYLSIVVGLAIVLLLLVFRSIMVPVVAGLGFLLSVGAAFGLTVLVWQEGLWGLVNTPAPLISFMPIFLIGVTFGLAMDYQVFLVTRMREHYAKSGGRSTPGSKYNAVEESVIVGFSQGARVVTAAAIIMIAVFVAFIDQPLPFIQIFGFALGVGVFFDAFFIRMGLVPATMFLMGRATWWMPKWLDRILPNIDIEGTALEREFEERQKAQQRPGENAEAREKVAAGSTAASALATESSGFEAATSDARYGSRGGGTREESHGPVRREDDDDGGPSTDEMPTVK; this is encoded by the coding sequence GTGGCACAAATCCTTTTCCGACTCGGCCGGTGGTCCTTCCGTCGCAAATGGACGGTCCTGACCTCGTGGCTGCTGATCCTCGCCGGCGTGCTCGCCGCGGCGCTGTCGCTGTCCCGCCCCTTCACCACCGAGTTTGCCATCTCCGGCACGCCGGCGATCGACGCGATCTCCACCCTCGACGAGAAATTCCCCGGCGCCGGCGACTCCATCAACGCCGCCAGCGTCAACATCGTCTTCCACGTCCCCGACGGCGAGTCCGTCGCAGACCCCGAACACACGGACACGATCGATGACGTGGTCAACTACATCGAGGACGGCCTCGGCGACGAACTGACCGGCACCGAACGCTTCGGCAACCCCACCACCGTCTCGCCGGAGCTGCAACAGACGGTCATCGAAACCGAAACGGAGATGGGTCTGCCGGAGGAGACCGCGCGGATCGACGCCGAGAACGTCGCCATGGTCTCCGACGACGAGACGATCGCTTACACCACCTTCACCATCGACGTGGAAAGCGCCCAGGCCGTCACCGACGAACACCGCCAGGTGATCAACGAGGCCATGGATCTGGGTCGCGAGCAGGGCATGCAGGTCGAGGCCGGCGGACCGGGCTTCGGCGATCCGATCGTCATCAAGACCACCAGCGAAATCATCGGCCTGATCTTCGCCTTCATCGTCCTGATCATCACCTTCGGCTCCGTGGCCGCGGCGGTGATGCCGGTGATCACCGCCGTGATCGGCGTGGGCATCGGCGTGCTGCTGATCGTCACCTCCACCCAGTGGATCGAACTCAACAACATCACCCCGGTGCTGGCCGTGATGATCGGCCTGGCCGTGGGCATCGACTACTCGCTGTTCATCCTGTCGCGCTACCGGGACGAAAGAAAACGCATGCCGCCCGAGGAGGCCGCCGGCATGGCGGCCGGCACCGCGGGCTCCTCAGTGGTGTTCGCGGGCGCCACCGTGTTCGTGGCGCTGGCGGCCCTGGCCATCGTCAACATCGAGTTCCTCACCTGGATGGGCCTGTCGGCGGCCGTGACCGTGGCCATCGCCGTGCTGGTCGCCCTGACCCTGACCCCGGCCCTGCTCGGGATTTTCGGCAACAAGGCTTTCGCACTCAAGGCGCCCGGCATGGCCGGCAACCCCTGGCGCAAGGGCGGCAAGCCCCGCATGCAGGGAGAGGCCGTGGGCACCAAGTGGGTGAAATTCGTCCACCGCTTCCCGGCCCTGGTCGTCGCCGTCGTCGTCTTAGGCCTCGGCGCAATGTCGATTCCCACCATGAACCTGGAGATGTCCCTGCCGTCGGACTCGACGTCGAACAAGGACACCACCCAACGCAAGTCCGCCGACCTCATGGCCGAAGGCTTCGGCGAAGGCGTGAACTCGCCCTTCCTGGTCATCGTCGACGCCGAGGACGCGAACCCGGAAGCACCGGCGCTGACCCCGCTGATGCAGGCGCAGTCGTCCATGGCGGGCGAGGCCCCGGACGCGCCGACGGAGCAGGAGATCGCCGCGACCTCGTCATTTTTGTACACCGTGAACAAGATGCAGTCCGTGGGCGGCGTCAAGCACGCCCAGCTGATCGCCGCCAGCGAGGACGGCACCGCCGCCCAGATCCTGGTCACCCCGTTCACCGGACCGGACGAGCAAGTCACCGTCGAGGTCGCCCACGCCCTGCGCGCCCAAGGCGAGGAAGTCACCGACGCCACCGGCGCGACCATCGGCCTGACCGGGCTGACGGCGGTGCAGATGGACATCACCGAGCGCCTCGGCGGGGCGATGCCGCTGTACCTGTCCATCGTGGTGGGCCTGGCGATCGTCCTGCTGCTGTTGGTGTTCCGCTCCATCATGGTGCCGGTGGTCGCGGGCCTGGGCTTCCTGCTGTCGGTGGGCGCGGCCTTCGGCCTGACCGTCCTGGTCTGGCAGGAGGGGCTGTGGGGACTGGTCAATACCCCAGCGCCGCTGATTTCCTTCATGCCGATCTTCCTCATCGGCGTGACCTTCGGCCTGGCCATGGACTACCAGGTCTTCCTGGTCACCCGTATGCGCGAGCACTACGCCAAGAGCGGCGGCAGATCCACCCCGGGCTCGAAGTACAACGCGGTGGAAGAATCCGTCATCGTCGGCTTCTCCCAGGGCGCGCGCGTGGTCACCGCCGCCGCGATCATCATGATCGCCGTGTTCGTGGCCTTCATCGACCAGCCGCTGCCCTTCATCCAGATCTTCGGCTTCGCCCTGGGCGTGGGCGTGTTCTTCGACGCCTTCTTCATCCGCATGGGCCTGGTGCCGGCCACCATGTTCCTCATGGGCCGGGCCACCTGGTGGATGCCGAAGTGGCTGGACCGCATCCTGCCGAACATCGACATCGAGGGCACCGCCTTGGAGCGCGAGTTCGAAGAGAGGCAAAAAGCGCAGCAGCGCCCCGGCGAGAATGCTGAGGCGCGGGAAAAAGTTGCGGCCGGTTCGACGGCGGCGTCTGCGCTGGCCACAGAATCTTCCGGCTTTGAGGCCGCCACCTCCGACGCGCGCTACGGGTCCCGTGGTGGCGGGACCCGTGAGGAGAGCCACGGCCCCGTCCGTCGTGAAGACGACGATGACGGCGGGCCGTCGACCGACGAGATGCCGACGGTGAAGTGA
- a CDS encoding nucleoside deaminase, whose amino-acid sequence MRRALEVARTHTPAGDIPVGAVIYGPDGRELGWGTNRREADSDPTAHAEVVAIRRAVAEYGDGWRLTDCEIVVTLEPCAMCAGALVGARIGSIVYGAAEPNTGACGSLVEVPRAPGALFVPQVRGGVLATDAASFLTDFFGGLRG is encoded by the coding sequence ATGCGCCGTGCGCTGGAGGTCGCGCGCACGCACACCCCGGCGGGCGACATCCCGGTCGGCGCTGTCATCTACGGCCCCGACGGCCGGGAGCTGGGGTGGGGGACCAACCGTCGCGAAGCGGATTCCGACCCCACCGCCCACGCCGAGGTCGTCGCGATCCGGCGGGCCGTCGCCGAGTACGGGGACGGCTGGCGGCTGACGGACTGTGAAATCGTGGTCACCCTGGAGCCGTGCGCCATGTGCGCCGGGGCGCTGGTGGGCGCGCGCATCGGGTCGATCGTCTACGGCGCCGCCGAACCCAACACCGGGGCGTGCGGATCGTTGGTCGAGGTGCCTCGCGCGCCCGGCGCATTATTCGTGCCGCAGGTGCGCGGGGGAGTGCTCGCTACGGACGCCGCCAGCTTTCTCACAGACTTTTTTGGTGGGCTGCGCGGTTAA
- a CDS encoding tRNA adenosine deaminase-associated protein has protein sequence MEDEGTGVSFAVTVAYGENAWQVRSFRDDFTDPQVAVDAVRNLRSEGAAFALLCVDDDYFVIVRPHPARDMFLLSDATMAVDDDFAADILDELEADVPDLDPEELDDIDGWPDGDFDVLEDLGLSEEVLGVLADDQEAWPSEQLMRIAEELGFGEELAEATGLER, from the coding sequence ATGGAAGATGAAGGAACCGGCGTAAGCTTCGCCGTCACGGTCGCCTACGGGGAAAACGCGTGGCAGGTGCGCTCGTTCCGGGACGATTTCACGGACCCGCAGGTGGCGGTGGACGCCGTCCGCAACCTGCGCAGCGAGGGCGCCGCGTTCGCCCTGCTGTGCGTGGACGACGACTATTTCGTCATCGTGCGCCCGCACCCCGCCCGGGACATGTTTCTGCTCTCGGACGCGACGATGGCGGTCGACGACGATTTCGCGGCCGACATCCTCGACGAGCTCGAGGCGGACGTCCCGGACCTCGACCCGGAGGAGCTCGACGACATCGACGGGTGGCCCGACGGCGACTTCGACGTGCTCGAGGACCTGGGGCTGAGCGAAGAGGTGCTGGGGGTGCTCGCCGACGACCAGGAGGCCTGGCCGTCCGAGCAGCTCATGCGCATCGCCGAGGAGCTCGGCTTCGGCGAGGAGCTGGCCGAGGCCACCGGCCTGGAGCGGTGA
- the tgt gene encoding tRNA guanosine(34) transglycosylase Tgt: protein MTDTPRPAVNGSTDTTFTLGTELEKAPGRHGRTGVIHTPHGDIQTPAFIPVGTKATVKTLTPEQIRNTGAQAILSNAYHLYLQPGHDIVDEAGGLSAFTNWRGPTYTDSGGFQVMSLGSGFKKVLAMGTEGLSEADIKARDKERLAKVDEDGVDFKSFIDGSSHRFTPEFSMQIQHGLGADIMFAFDELTTLVDTRKYQEGSVERTHRWAERCLREHDRLTTERSHRPKQSLWGVVQGAQYEDLRRQATRGLIELSDAAEADGRRGFGGFGIGGALEKENLGTIVGWVCDELPVDKPRHLLGISEPDDLFTAVEAGADTFDCVAPTRLGRRGGVYTLDGRMNLTAARFKRDFRGVDEEFGGYVSENYSRAYIRHLLKANEFLAGTLCTMHNVEFMIRLVDNMRAAIEAGDFEAYRDEFLGRYYHGQK, encoded by the coding sequence ATGACTGACACACCCCGCCCCGCCGTAAATGGATCGACGGACACCACCTTCACCCTGGGCACCGAGCTCGAGAAAGCTCCCGGTCGGCACGGCCGCACCGGTGTGATCCATACCCCGCACGGCGACATCCAGACCCCGGCGTTCATCCCCGTAGGCACCAAAGCCACCGTAAAGACCTTGACCCCGGAGCAGATCCGCAACACCGGTGCGCAGGCCATCCTGTCGAACGCCTATCACCTGTACCTGCAGCCCGGCCACGACATCGTCGACGAGGCCGGCGGGTTGTCGGCGTTCACTAATTGGCGCGGTCCCACCTACACCGACTCCGGCGGCTTCCAGGTCATGAGCCTGGGCTCCGGCTTCAAGAAGGTCTTGGCCATGGGCACGGAGGGACTCAGCGAAGCCGATATCAAGGCTCGCGACAAGGAGCGTCTGGCCAAGGTCGACGAGGACGGCGTGGACTTCAAGAGCTTCATCGACGGCTCCTCCCACCGCTTCACGCCCGAGTTCAGCATGCAGATCCAGCACGGCCTGGGCGCGGACATCATGTTCGCCTTCGATGAGCTGACCACGCTGGTGGACACGCGTAAATACCAGGAGGGTTCCGTGGAGCGCACCCACCGTTGGGCCGAACGCTGTCTGCGTGAGCATGACCGGTTGACCACCGAGCGCAGCCACCGGCCGAAACAGTCGCTGTGGGGCGTGGTGCAGGGCGCGCAGTACGAAGACCTGCGCCGCCAGGCCACCCGTGGGCTCATCGAACTTTCCGACGCCGCCGAAGCCGACGGCCGCCGCGGATTCGGCGGCTTCGGCATCGGCGGCGCCCTGGAGAAGGAAAACCTGGGCACCATCGTCGGCTGGGTCTGCGACGAGTTGCCCGTCGACAAGCCGCGTCACCTGCTGGGCATCTCCGAGCCGGACGACCTGTTCACCGCCGTGGAGGCCGGCGCCGACACCTTCGACTGCGTCGCGCCCACCCGCCTGGGGCGCCGCGGCGGGGTGTACACCCTCGACGGACGCATGAACCTGACGGCTGCCCGCTTCAAGCGCGACTTCCGCGGCGTCGACGAAGAATTCGGCGGCTACGTCTCCGAAAACTACTCCCGCGCCTACATCCGCCATCTGCTCAAGGCGAATGAATTCCTCGCCGGCACCCTGTGCACCATGCACAACGTCGAATTCATGATCCGGCTGGTCGACAACATGCGCGCCGCCATCGAGGCTGGCGACTTCGAGGCCTACCGCGACGAATTCCTGGGCCGTTACTACCACGGGCAGAAATAA
- a CDS encoding CsbD family protein codes for MSNDFQNKAKEMGGRAKEAFGAATDNEKTKNEGKADQTESQAKQKMEEAGDKLKEKKDEVLGSVQDAKDNK; via the coding sequence ATGTCCAACGATTTCCAGAACAAGGCCAAGGAAATGGGCGGTCGCGCCAAGGAAGCCTTCGGCGCCGCCACCGACAACGAGAAGACCAAGAACGAGGGCAAGGCCGACCAGACCGAGTCCCAGGCCAAGCAGAAGATGGAAGAGGCCGGCGACAAGCTCAAGGAGAAGAAGGACGAAGTCTTGGGCTCCGTCCAGGACGCCAAGGACAACAAGTAG